CCTTAGGAACTGCGCTCTTCCGCCAGCGTCTTAGCGAGCAGCTTTGCAAGCGCGTACACCGCATCGATGTGCGGCGTCGGCGTGTGAGTAAGACGGCCGAGTTCCACCACCGAGCCCACTAATGCTTCAATTTCCGGCTCACGTCCGGTTTCGAAATCCTGCAGCATGGAGGTCTTATGCTTCCCAACCTTTTCCGCGCCAGCGATGCGCCGCTCCAGTGGGACACGAAACGTGATTCCGAGCTTGTTGGCGATCGTTTGTGCCTCGGTCATCATTGCTGCCGCCAGCTCTCGAGTTAAAGGATATTGGCAAATGTCAACCAGAGTCGAATGCGTCAGCGCGCTTATTGGATTGAATGTCAAATTCCCCCAAAGCTTGAGCCAAATTTCGGCGCGGATGTTGTCCAATACCGGCGCTTTGAGCCCTGCCTTTATGAAGCATTCCGAAACCCGCGTGACACGGTCGCTGGTGGAACTGTCCAGCTCGCCCACCGGGAAGCGATCCCCTTCAATATGCCTAACGACTCCCGGGGCGGCTAGAGTGCACGCCGGATAGACAACGCAGCCGATGACCCGATGTGGGGGGATCTTCTCGCTTATCAGCCCGGTCGGGTCCACGCTTTCCAACCGGCGACCTTCCAGTTCCCCGCCGTGTTTGTAAAAATACCAGTAAGGAATACCGTTTTGCATGGTAACGACCACGGTATCCGGACCGAACAGCTTAGGCACATCATTGGCGACAGCGTCCACCTGGTGTGCCTTGACGGCAAGAATTACAGCGTCTTGGGGACCGGCTTCCTCGTAGTTGTTTGTGGCTTTGACGTTGTTTGCCGGCTGTTCCGTACCGTCGCTCATAATAAGCTTCATGCCGTTCTTGCGAATCGCGTCCAGATTCGCGCCCCGCACGATAAAGGTAACATCGTCGCCGGCCAATGCCAGTTTCACGCCCACGTATCCACCGATAGCGCCTGCGCCAATAATCGCAGTCTTCATCCAGAGACTCCCTGAAAACAACTACTCGAAGATGTTGATCAGCTTGCCGATGCCGGCAATTTCGATCTCGATGGTGCTGCCGGGCTTCATTGAGCCGGCGCCTATCGATGTGCCGCAGGATATTATGTCGCCGGGAAACAGGGTCATGTCCCGGGATATCAGGCTGACCAATTGCGCCACGGAAAAGATCATATCGCTGATAGGATAATTCTGTCTCTCCTGCCCGTCCAGAATGCTCTTCACGACTAATGTCTCGGGATTCAAGCCAGTTGCGACCACCGGCCCCATGGGGCAGAAGGTATCGAATCCCTTGGCGCGGACCCACTGCGGGAAAACGGGATTGCGGTTGACGATGTCGAATATCCCCACATCGTTGACGCAAGTGTAGCCGAATACACAGCGCGTCGCATCGGATTCTGCCACATCCTTGCAGGTCTTGCCGATGACGATGCCCAGTTCCCCTTCGAATCCTACTTTGCCATCGCTTGATATCGGCTTGCGGATAGATTCAAGCGGATTCAGATATGAATTCGGCGCCTTGATAAAATAGTGCGGCTCTGCCGGGATTGCCAACTTAAGCTTCTCCGCCGCGGCTCGGAAGTTGTTCCATAGGGCGATAACTTTGCTTGGCCGCGTCGGACTGAGCAGTCGTGCATCACGCATGGATACAAATGCGCCGGTGGGAATCGGAGTGTCAAACAGGTCGCCTGTATGCACGCGTATTTCGCCGTTCTCTTGCAGCAATCCGAAATGTTCAACGTCCTGCTTATCCTTGAACCTTGCCCAAAGGGCCACAGTGTTCCTCCCGAGCATCAATGCGTGTCGAAAATATTACAAAATACCGCCAAAATGTTAATAATTATTTTGTACGCAAAAATAATACCTGAAACTTGAATGATGCGAATTGCAGCCGCGCGCCATAGGTGACAGTTCAAGTCGCCTGTTGTAAATGACATTAGTTACCGTACGGTGCCTTGAATCCTAGAGGGCGATGATATCGCCATTGGTTTTCAGCAATTCGATTTCCGCATCGCTGTATTCGTACTCGCGCAGCACCTCGCGCGTGTGCTCACCAAGTCGTGGCGCGCCCTGCCAAACTCCGCTCGGCGTCGCTGAGAACTTAACGGGCGTGCCAAGCGTTTTCATGCGGCCTAGGCCGCTATGCTCTACTTCTACCACCATCTGCCGCGCCAATACCTGCGGGTCTGCAAGCACCTCCCCAATGGACAGCACGGGCCCGGCGGGCACACCTGCAGCCTCGAGACGTGAAAGCCAGTCTGACGTTCTGCGGGTGCGGAAGCACTTCGTTAGAATATCGATTAGCACCTGGAGATTTTTCATGCGCGCTGCATTATCGGCAAAACGTGAATCTTTTCCGAGCTCCGGCATTTCGATGACTTCCACCAACCGCTCCCAGTTCGCCTGATTCGCGGCACCAATGTTGATCCAGCCGTCTTGTGTTTGAACAGCCTGATAAGGTGCGCTCAACGGGTGCGCTGAACCGATAGCCGCAGGTGACTTTCCCGTTGCCAGGAAGATGGCCGATTGCCAAAAAGTGGTCGCGACGCCGGCCTCAAGCAGCGACGTATCCACCCGCTGGCCTTCACCGGTTTTAAGGCGATGGACATACGCCGCAAGGACACCCATTGCAGCAAGGATTCCAGCAGCGATGTCGGTTATGGGCGGACCGGCCTTTACCGGCTTCCGACCGGCGCCTTCGCCGGTGATGCTCATGATGCCTGATTGACCTTGCGCGATGAGGTCGAAGCCGGCGCGATTCGCATACGGACCCGTGCGCCCAAAACCAGTGAGCTGGCAGTAAATGAGCGCGGGGTACTTTTTGTGTAATACCTCGTATCCCAGACCTAATCGCTCCATCGTGCCGAGACGGTAGTTTTCAATGATTACATCAGCCGTGGCAAGCATTTTCTCAAGCACGGCCCTGCCCGCGGCGTTTTTAAGATTGATCGAGGCGCCGCGTTTGTTGCGGTTTAGAATCATGAAAGCGGCCGACTCGCCGTCCATTGCGGGCGGCACCATGCGACGGGTATCGTCGCCGCCGGGCGCTTTCTCAACCTTGATCACATCGGCGCCCATATCGGCGAGCATCATCCCGCACACCGGCCCCGCCATGATGTGCGCAAGCTCAATGACTTTGAGGCCTGCAAGCGGTCCCGAGCTCGTCATGGTTAACGCCCCTTAAATTCTGGCTTCGTCTTGGCCAGAAACGACTGATAGCCGGTTTGAAAATCGTCGGTGTCGTAGCAGGCATAACCTTCATCGAGCTCGATGTCTGTCAACGGCGCCGGATTAGCTAAGCGGCGCATGAATTGTTTGTGCCAGCGCGCCACCAAGGGCGCTCCATCTGCGATACGCCGCGCAGTTGCGTAGGCTTCCTTCTCGACCTCGCCGTCCGGCGCCACACGCGTGACGAGACCTTTGCGCAACGCCTCTTCGGCGCCCATGACACGGCCTTCCAGCAGGATTTCCAGCGCTACCGCCTTGCCCACGAGGGAAAGCAGTGCCTGCATCTCGCGCAGGCCAAGCGCCAAGCCAAGACGGTTGATGGGAATCCCGAATCGACTCGAGGCACCGCAGATGCGCAAATCGCAGAGAGAAGCAATTTCGAGTCCGCCGCCGACGCATATGCCTTTGATGAGTGCCACCATCGGATGGCGGCATTCGGAAAGTGCGGCCAGCGCTTCGTGGTGCACCTCGCCATAGTTTTTGGCCTGCGCGGAATTGGCTCGCGTGTTGGCGAATTCGGAGATGTCATTACCGGGCGCGAAAGATTTCTCGCCCGCGCCGCGCAGCACCAGGCAGCGCAAGTTATCGTCAGCAGAGAGTTCGCGCAGCACCTCGCCGAGGCGTTTCCACATTTGCTTAGTGAGTGCATTGAGCTTTTGCGGACGGTTCAGCACCACCGTGGCGATATCCTCGTTGCGTTCGACAAGTATGACTTCGGCCGACATGGCTGACTCCTGTTTCAAGTTTCAGTGATAAAAGAATTCGACGAGCCCCATCGGTACTATCGGGACGTAGGTGACAAGCAGCAGCACCAGAAGCAACACCGCGATGAAGTAAACGTTGACCCGGGTCACTTCCCAGATATTTGCCTTTGCGATCGAACATGCGGTCATGAGCACGCTCGCAACCGGCGGGGTCTGCTGGCCGATCGCGAGGTTGAGAGTTACAATCAGACCAAAATGAATTGGATCGATCCCGACCGCGTGTACCAGGGGCATCACAACCGGCACGACCAGAACAATGGCAGCGGCGGAGTGCAGGAAAAATCCGATGATCAGAAAGAACACGTTAAGCAGCGCCAATACGGCGTAGCGATTCTCGGTCCAGCCGCTG
The nucleotide sequence above comes from Burkholderiales bacterium. Encoded proteins:
- a CDS encoding 2-dehydropantoate 2-reductase, with the protein product MKTAIIGAGAIGGYVGVKLALAGDDVTFIVRGANLDAIRKNGMKLIMSDGTEQPANNVKATNNYEEAGPQDAVILAVKAHQVDAVANDVPKLFGPDTVVVTMQNGIPYWYFYKHGGELEGRRLESVDPTGLISEKIPPHRVIGCVVYPACTLAAPGVVRHIEGDRFPVGELDSSTSDRVTRVSECFIKAGLKAPVLDNIRAEIWLKLWGNLTFNPISALTHSTLVDICQYPLTRELAAAMMTEAQTIANKLGITFRVPLERRIAGAEKVGKHKTSMLQDFETGREPEIEALVGSVVELGRLTHTPTPHIDAVYALAKLLAKTLAEERSS
- a CDS encoding fumarylacetoacetate hydrolase family protein yields the protein MALWARFKDKQDVEHFGLLQENGEIRVHTGDLFDTPIPTGAFVSMRDARLLSPTRPSKVIALWNNFRAAAEKLKLAIPAEPHYFIKAPNSYLNPLESIRKPISSDGKVGFEGELGIVIGKTCKDVAESDATRCVFGYTCVNDVGIFDIVNRNPVFPQWVRAKGFDTFCPMGPVVATGLNPETLVVKSILDGQERQNYPISDMIFSVAQLVSLISRDMTLFPGDIISCGTSIGAGSMKPGSTIEIEIAGIGKLINIFE
- a CDS encoding CaiB/BaiF CoA-transferase family protein — its product is MTSSGPLAGLKVIELAHIMAGPVCGMMLADMGADVIKVEKAPGGDDTRRMVPPAMDGESAAFMILNRNKRGASINLKNAAGRAVLEKMLATADVIIENYRLGTMERLGLGYEVLHKKYPALIYCQLTGFGRTGPYANRAGFDLIAQGQSGIMSITGEGAGRKPVKAGPPITDIAAGILAAMGVLAAYVHRLKTGEGQRVDTSLLEAGVATTFWQSAIFLATGKSPAAIGSAHPLSAPYQAVQTQDGWINIGAANQANWERLVEVIEMPELGKDSRFADNAARMKNLQVLIDILTKCFRTRRTSDWLSRLEAAGVPAGPVLSIGEVLADPQVLARQMVVEVEHSGLGRMKTLGTPVKFSATPSGVWQGAPRLGEHTREVLREYEYSDAEIELLKTNGDIIAL
- a CDS encoding enoyl-CoA hydratase-related protein is translated as MSAEVILVERNEDIATVVLNRPQKLNALTKQMWKRLGEVLRELSADDNLRCLVLRGAGEKSFAPGNDISEFANTRANSAQAKNYGEVHHEALAALSECRHPMVALIKGICVGGGLEIASLCDLRICGASSRFGIPINRLGLALGLREMQALLSLVGKAVALEILLEGRVMGAEEALRKGLVTRVAPDGEVEKEAYATARRIADGAPLVARWHKQFMRRLANPAPLTDIELDEGYACYDTDDFQTGYQSFLAKTKPEFKGR